From Coffea arabica cultivar ET-39 chromosome 9c, Coffea Arabica ET-39 HiFi, whole genome shotgun sequence, one genomic window encodes:
- the LOC140014094 gene encoding uncharacterized protein codes for MPRDNTRYANTSILDYSSVRKLTDLIVGDIPGTPVPYLIFLCRYTSSASSRRSIASVQLGSLQPSSDSVFGSRINWRRLWEHVLLLLRIMPKTRSQRNVGGSKGNGGSSPQQSARSPTPGGEGTGLSRIPPEQLVQAVAGNLPTFEAIVDYLRGQTGGPLGQEPKNSEGPTESRAGSPNPQLKRVRREPSSEHTDRGEPIHKHSRTEHPEPVRRYSRDEPSPRKEQLQVQDELDLLLDAEADRYIASPFVPDIENYPLPAKFKIPHMKPYDATSDPEDHLFAFLTQMRLQTAADAVRCKTFPMFLEGKARQWFQGLPPRSIRSFAQLARLFAAQFVLSRAFSKSTAHLMTIQQRPEESLREYMVRFNNESLQVRDRDDKVVMAAFINGLRKQKLYTELVERPPKSVREMLDRAHEKANAEEANRLKSAQERLRDDKRRRGADQVETRPNQGRKSTYDRFPRSRPSGGDKPWTSLTAPRARVLAVMEQEGLSRPPRPLGGDKSRRDQGLFCAYHRDVGHDTEDCRHLKKDIEKLIKRGHLGQFIREDRADQQRGRSRSERPGYLRDRPQGPHGRAPEQETQNLAGVINTIAGGPAGGDSHTARRHNRPPPAGESSAKRLKMYEEIIYGPEDAVPLASNNHEAIVIEVITCNYKVKKVYIDNGSAIDVLYYKTFKEMQLEDRQLVPVRTPLIGFAGPPVRPEGMITLMVTVGVSPKCRTVPVNFAVVKEPSSYNMILGRPTLNALRAVCSTLHLSMKFPTPEGVAEVLGDPEVARACYIATLKGKEKLVAQTVCLEPWEPMEKGERLETDEGLADLPVQKGRPEHTVKVGTGLAELVKSSFEALLEEYAEIFAWSADDIPGIPTELAVHRLQVDPSVRPVKQKKRNFAPERKEVVKSEVGKLLEARIVKEVYYPTWLANPVLVKKEEKAWRMCVDFTDLNKACPKDCYPLPRIDQLVDSTAGYEIFCFLDAFKGYHQIALDEEDQEKTSFITEDGTYCYVTMPFGLKNAGATYQRLVNKLFRNQIGRNLEVYVDDMLVKSRTQEQFVSDLREIFEILRHSRMRLNPKKCTFGVRSGKFLGYMISKEGVRANPDKVKAIMDMAPPRNIKEVQRLTGRMAALNRFLSKSAVRGSPFFKALKGGRQFEWNPECQKAFDELKEHLARLPALTSPEVGETLFIYLAAGEGAVSAVLVREEDKLQKPVYYVSRALQGAESRYSAIERYVLALVHAARKLRTYFQSHPVVVITDQPLKQILSKPESSGRMVKWAVELSEYDLGYQPRTAIKAQALADFIADGISFGSTGGETDQARTNKEVEDARAARAIQTPETAKAVQIREAAEVPRTRDAAEVAQASQVAEGGSAREAGETRPTREAAEARQVVDTAEVRQVGDAAEVAYPEETAKAELVGTAAQDGEARKTAEQTKPTWTLYVDGASSKEGCGAGLLLISPTGEELPYALRFDFRASNNESEYEALIAGMEMARKLGASSLKVYSDSQLIVNQVGGSYEVKEGTLRKYVAKTHELKGLFEQFVLEQIPRSLNKRADALSKLASTSVGTLGREIVVEVVRNRAYDQVSTAVIQVVSSWMDPIVRYLAQGELPPSRTEARKILLKSQRYTLVQGVLYRKSYLQPWLRCMTPEEGSYVLRELHEGICGNHVGSRVLAKKGMLAGYYWPTIFRDSTELVARCKSCQLHAPVHHTPTREMIPLHSPWPFFQWGIDLLGPFPRAPGGHEYLVVAIDYFTKWIEAEPLSTISCRSIHKFLWRNVVCRFGIPRVLVSDNGRQFADHSLQEWCIELGIQQHFTSVGHPQANGQVENMNRTILHGLKTRIESARTGWLDELPTILWAYRTTPRTATQETPFVLTYGVEAVIPAEIGMPSARVQHFVAQSNEEEMRLDLDLLEHRKEEAAIRMAKYKGQVARYYNARVRHLSFKPGDLVVRRNSVSRAVGTGKLDPNWEGPYEVKDVGRAGYCKLARLDGSEVPRTWHNSNLRLFL; via the coding sequence ATGCCTAGGGACAATACAAGGTACGCAAACACAAGTATTCTAGACTATAGCTCCGTGCGCAAGCTAactgacttgatcgtcggagatATACCGGGGACACCTGTCCCGTACTTGATCTTTCTTTGTAGGTACACGAGCTCGGCTTCCTCTCGCAGGTCAATTGCGTCTGTTCAGCTCGGCTCGCTACAGCCCAGCTCGGACTCagtttttggcagtcgcatcaattggcgccgtctgtgggaacacgtTCTTCTTCTCTTGCGAATCATGCCAAAAACGAGGTCTCAGAGGAATGTTGGTGGCTCTAAGGGGAACGGAGGAAGCAGCCCCCAACAGTCTGCCCGGAGTCCGACCCCTGGAGGTGAGGGGACGGGACTCTCGCGGATTCCACCGGAGCAACTGGTCCAGGCGGTAGCAGGAAACTTGCCCACCTTCGAGGCCATTGTGGATTATCTTAGGGGGCAGACAGGAGGGCCCCTGGGCCAGGAGCCGAAGAACTCGGAAGGCCCAACCGAGTCCAGGGCGGGGAGCCCCAACCCCCAGCTCAAACGCGTGCGCCGGGAGCCCTCAAGTGAGCACACCGACAGGGGGGAGCCCATTCACAAGCACTCCCGAACTGAGCACCCGGAGCCTGTCCGGAGGTATTCTAGGGATGAACCCTCACCTCGGAAAGAGCAGCTCcaggtgcaggacgagctggacctgCTCTTGGATGCCGAGGCAGACAGGTACATCGCGTCCCCTTTCGTGCCTGATATAGAGAACTATCCATTGCCCGCGAAGTTCAAGATACCCCACATGAAGCCTTACGATGCGACCTCGGATCCGGAGGATCATTTGTTTGCGTTCCTGACCCAAATGCGTCTGCAAACTGCCGCAGATGCAGTCAGGTGCAAGACTTTTCCCATGTTTCTGGAGGGGAAGGCACGTCAGTGGTTCCAGGGGCTCCCCCCCAGGTCCATTAGGTCCTTTGCTCAGCTTGCTCGGCTGTTCGCGGCCCAGTTTGTCTTATCACGAGCCTTCTCCAAGAGCACGGCGCATCTGATGACCATTCAGCAAAGGCCTGAGGAATCCCTACGCGAATACATGGTGCGTTTCAATAACGAGTCCCTTCAGGTCAGGGATCGTGATGACAAGGTGGTTATGGCAGCCTTCATTAACGGGCTGCGCAAGCAGAAGCTCTACACCGAGctcgtggagagacctcccaagTCGGTACGGGAAATGCTGGACCGAGCTCATGAGAAGGCCAATGCGGAGGAGGCTAATCGCCTTAAGAGCGCGCAAGAAAGGCTGAGGGATGACAAACGTAGGAGAGGAGCCGACCAGGTGGAGACTCGTCCCAACCAGGGAAGAAAGAGCACTTACGATCGCTTCCCCAGGAGCCGCCCAAGTGGAGGAGATAAGCCCTGGACTAGCCTCACTGCACCTCGAGCTCGGGTGCTGGCTGTCATGGAACAGGAGGGGCTCTCCCGACCTCCTCGACCTTTGGGAGGGGACAAAAGCAGACGGGACCAAGGGTTGTTCTGCGCCTATCACCGAGATGTGGGGCACGACACGGAGGATTGCCGTCATCTCAAGAAGGACATTGAGAAACTAATCAAACGAGGTCACCTCGGGCAGTTCATACGAGAGGACCGAGCTGACCAGCAACGAGGGAGGTCCCGGTCAGAACGACCCGGCTACCTCCGGGATCGGCCTCAGGGGCCTCATGGCCGAGCTCCTGAACAGGAAACGCAGAATCTGGCCGGGGTGATTAATACCATTGCAGGAGGACCGGCTGGCGGGGATAGTCATACAGCTCGGCGGCACAATCGGCCTCCCCCCGCGGGGGAGAGCTCGGCCAAGCGTCTGAAGATGTATGAGGAAATTATCTACGGACCAGAGGACGCAGTCCCTTTGGCCTCCAACAACCACGAAGCTATTGTAATTGAGGTCATCACCTGCAATTACAAGGTGAAGAAGGTATACATAGACAATGGGAGTGCAATAGACGTGCTGTATTACAAGACTTTTAAAGAGATGCAGCTGGAGGATAGGCAGCTGGTACCGGTTCGGACTCCATTGATCGGGTTCGCAGGCCCTCCCGTGAGGCCAGAAGGAATGATCACCCTCATGGTTACGGTCGGGGTATCCCCGAAGTGCCGAACTGTGCCGGTAAACTTCGCGGTGGTTAAGGAGCCGTCGTCATACAACATGATTTTGGGACGGCCCACACTGAATGCCCTCCGAGCTGTTTGCTCTACGTTGCACCTCAGCATGAAGTTTCCCACCCCCGAGGGGGTGGCTGAGGTGCTCGGGGATCCGGAAGTGGCCAGGGCATGCTACATTGCTACCCTCAAGGGTAAAGAGAAGTTAGTAGCCCAGACAGTTTGCTTGGAGCCCTGGGAGCCCATGGAGAAGGGAGAGAGATTGGAAACTGACGAGGGATTAGCCGATCTGCCCGTCCAGAAGGGCCGACCTGAGCACACCGTGAAGGTCGGCACGGGCCTAGCCGAGCTGGTCAAGAGCTCATTTGAAGCTCTCTTGGAGGAATATGCTGAGATCTTCGCTTGGAGTGCTGATGACATACCAGGAATCCCTACCGAGCTGGCGGTTCATAGGCTACAGGTGGATCCCAGCGTCCGACCCGTGAAACAGAAGAAAAGGAACTTTGCTCCTGAACGAAAGGAGGTCGTCAAAAGCGAGGTGGGTAAGCTGCTGGAGGCCAGGATCGTTAAGGAGGTCTACTACCCGACCTGGTTGGCTAATCCTGTGCTGGTCAAAAAGGAGGAGAAAGCCTGGAGGATGTGTGTGGATTTCACAGATTTGAATAAAGCTTGCCCTAAAGATTGTTACCCACTTCCCCGGATTGATCAGCTCGTGGACTCAACGGCAGGTTATGAGATCTTCTGTTTCTTGGATGCTTTCAAGGGGTACCATCAGATAGCCTTGGACGAGGAGGACCAGGAGAAGACCTCGTTTATCACCGAGGATGGCACATATTGTTACGTCACCATGCcgtttggtttaaaaaatgcaGGCGCAACCTATCAAAGGCTGGTAAACAAGTTGTTCAGGAATCAGATCGGTCGAAACCTGGAGGTTTATGTGGACGATATGTTGGTGAAAAGTCGAACCCAGGAGCAGTTCGTCTCCGACCTGAGGGAGATTTTCGAGATCCTTCGACACTCACGCATGCGACTAAACCCAAAGAAGTGCACTTTTGGGGTCAGGTCGGGAAAATTTCTGGGGTACATGATTTCCAAAGAGGGGGTGAGAGCCAACCCGGACAAGGTTAAGGCCATCATGGATATGGCTCCACCCCGGAATATTAAAGAGGTGCAGCGTCTGACAGGAAGGATGGCTGCCTTGAACAGGTTCTTGTCCAAATCGGCAGTTCGGGGGTCACCTTTCTTTAAGGCCCTGAAAGGAGGTCGGCAGTTCGAGTGGAACCCGGAGTGCCAGAAGGCGTTTGACGAGCTTAAGGAACATCTCGCTAGGTTGCCAGCTCTGACCTCTCCTGAGGTGGGGGAGACCCTGTTCATCTACCTAGCTGCGGGAGAGGGGGCTGTAAGCGCAGTGCTGGTGCGAGAGGAGGACAAGTTACAGAAGCCAGTGTATTATGTCAGTCGCGCCCTGCAGGGGGCCGAATCCCGGTACTCGGCGATAGAACGATATGTCTTGGCGCTAGTTCACGCAGCTCGGAAGCTGAGGACTTATTTCCAATCTCATCCCGTGGTAGTCATAACGGACCAGCCCTTGAAGCAGATCTTGTCCAAACCCGAGTCTTCAGGTCGAATGGTAAAATGGGCGGTGGAATTGTCTGAGTATGACCTGGGATATCAGCCCAGGACGGCCATCAAAGCTCAAGCACTAGCAGATTTCATAGCAGATGGCATCTCTTTTGGGTCGACTGGAGGGGAGACAGACCAGGCCAGAACGAATAAGGAGGTTGAGGACGCGCGCGCCGCCAGAGCCATACAGACCCCGGAGACTGCCAAGGCCGTACAGATCAGAGAGGCAGCCGAGGTCCCACGGACCAGAGACGCTGCTGAGGTCGCCCAGGCCAGTCAGGTAGCAGAGGGCGGATCGGCCAGAGAAGCTGGGGAGACCAGACCGACCCGAGAGGCTGCAGAGGCCAGGCAGGTCGTAGACACAGCGGAGGTCCGACAGGTCGGAGACGCAGCCGAGGTCGCATATCCCGAAGAAACTGCCAAGGCCGAACTGGTCGGGACAGCAGCCCAAGACGGGGAGGCTAGGAAAACAGCGGAGCAAACAAAGCCCACGTGGACGCTGTATGTGGATGGCGCGTCCAGCAAAGAAGGATGCGGAGCAGGGCTTCtcctaatcagccctacgggAGAGGAGCTGCCTTACGCGTTAAGGTTTGATTTCAGAGCATCTAATAATGAATCTGAGTACGAAGCTCTAATTGCAGGAATGGAGATGGCTCGGAAGTTAGGGGCCAGTTCGTTGAAAGTCTATAGCGACTCGCAGCTGATAGTTAACCAGGTAGGGGGAAGCTACGAGGTCAAAGAGGGGACGCTGAGAAAATACGTGGCCAAGACACATGAGCTGAAGGGCCTGTTTGAACAGTTTGTGCTAGAGCAGATCCCGCGGAGTCTGAACAAGAGAGCTGATGCCCTGTCCAAACTGGCCTCCACCTCGGTTGGCACCCTAGGTCGGGAGATAGTTGTGGAGGTCGTCAGGAATCGGGCATATGACCAGGTCAGTACTGCGGTCATCCAGGTGGTGAGCTCCTGGATGGACCCCATTGTTCGATACTTGGCGCAGGGGGAACTCCCCCCGAGCAGGACAGAGGCCCGCAAAATCCTCCTTAAGTCGCAGAGGTACACGCTTGTGCAGGGAGTCCTGTATAGGAAGTCCTACTTGCAGCCCTGGCTGAGGTGTATGACACCTGAGGAGGGGAGCTATGTCTTGCGCGAGTTGCATGAGGGCATCTGTGGCAATCACGTTGGCTCCAGGGTGTTGGCCAAGAAGGGAATGCTGGCCGGGTACTATTGGCCCACCATCTTCAGGGACTCGACCGAGCTGGTAGCTCGATGTAAGTCTTGTCAGCTACATGCTCCAGTTCATCATACCCCAACTCGGGAAATGATCCCTCTTCATAGCCCGTGGCCGTTCTTCCAGTGGGGAATCGACTTGCTAGGACCTTTTCCCCGAGCTCCCGGTGGCCATGAGTACTTGGTGGTGGCGATTGATTACTTCACCAAGTGGATAGAGGCTGAGCCACTTAGCACGATCAGTTGTAGGTCGATACATAAGTTCCTCTGGAGGAACGTAGTCTGCCGATTTGGCATTCCCAGGGTTCTCGTTTCGGATAATGGCCGGCAGTTCGCAGATCATTCGCTTCAGGAGTGGTGCATTGAGCTCGGTATCCAGCAGCACTTCACCTCAGTAGGGCACCCCCAGGCCAATGGGCAGGTCGAGAATATGAACCGGACCATCCTGCACGGCTTAAAGACAAGAATCGAATCAGCCCGGACGGGTTGGCTGGATGAGCTGCCCACCATACTATGGGCTTACCGGACTACGCCTCGGACGGCCACACAGGAAACTCCGTTTGTCCTAACATATGGGGTGGAAGCAGTAATCCCTGCGGAAATTGGGATGCCTTCGGCCAGGGTACAGCACTTCGTGGCCCAAAGCAATGAGGAAGAGATGCGACTCGATCTAGACTTGCTCGAGCATCGAAAAGAAGAAGCGGCTATAAGAATGGCAAAGTATAAGGGCCAGGTTGCACGCTACTACAATGCCAGGGTAAGGCATCTTTCTTTTAAACCAGGGGACCTGGTAGTACGCAGAAATTCAGTCAGCCGAGCTGTGGGCACAGGCAAGTTAGACCCGAACTGGGAAGGCCCGTACGAAGTAAAGGATGTTGGCCGAGCAGGCTATTGCAAACTAGCTCGTCTGGATGGAAGCGAAGTCCCACGCACGTGGCACAACTCGAATTTAAGGCTTTTTCTTTAA
- the LOC140014096 gene encoding probable LRR receptor-like serine/threonine-protein kinase At3g47570, producing the protein MEALKNLKECNVSFNRLSGEIPQGGSFRNFTGQFFINNEALCGDSRLNVPPCQRNSTRRSSKRKVLLLVISLSGIAAIPIIVIGAILTLRRLKKRKGLGGTELMSVAKYERFSYYDLLQSTDNYNESNLLGEGSFGSVYKGILSDGIVVAVKVFNLQVEGASTSFDRECEVLKSLRHRNLTKVLGNCSNPDFKALVLKYMPNGNLEKWLYSHNHFLDLFQRVNIMIDVACALEYLHYGYYTPVVHCDLKPSNILLDEDMVASVSDFGITKMFGEGESILHTVTLATLGCIAPEYGSEGLVSRRIDVYSFGIVLMETFSRVKPSDEMFSSDLSLKSWVEDSLPNALQVIDANLIRPEDEHFTGKLKCVILILKLALNCCRESPGERMNMKDVLAELKNIKRQLLMTQTVRPRVAQIRFLPHQTDIAV; encoded by the exons ATGGAGGCACTCAAAAATCTTAAGGAATGCAATGTTTCTTTTAATAGATTAAGCGGCGAAATTCCTCAAGGTGGTTCCTTCAGAAACTTTACAGGTCAATTTTTCATTAACAATGAAGCACTCTGTGGTGACTCAAGGCTTAATGTTCCACCATGTCAGCGTAATTCAACTAGAAGGTCAAGTAAAAGGAAGGTGCTTCTACTTGTCATTAGTCTGTCAGGAATTGCAGCAATACCGATAATAGTAATTGGAGCAATATTGACTCTAAGGAGGCTGAAGAAACGAAAAGGTTTAGGTGGAACAGAGTTGATGTCAGTGGCAAAATATGAAAGATTTTCATACTATGACCTTTTGCAGTCAACTGATAACTACAATGAAAGCAATTTGCTTGGAGAAGGGAGCTTTGGTTCTGTTTACAAAGGGATCCTAAGTGATGGCATTGTTGTGGCTGTCAAGGTATTCAACTTGCAAGTGGAAGGTGCATCAACAAGTTTTGATAGAGAATGTGAGGTACTAAAGAGTTTACGCCATCGAAATCTTACAAAGGTGCTCGGCAACTGCTCGAACCCTGATTTTAAAGCCTTGGTACTCAAATACATGCCTAATGGGAATCTTGAGAAGTGGTTGTACTCCCACAACCATTTTTTAGATCTGTTTCAAAGAGTAAACATAATGATTGATGTTGCTTGTGCATTAGAATATCTCCATTATGGTTATTATACTCCCGTGGTACATTGTGACCTGAAGCCTAGTAACATCTTGCTTGATGAAGATATGGTTGCTTCTGTAAGTGACTTCGGTATCACAAAAATGTTTGGCGAAGGAGAAAGTATATTGCATACCGTCACCCTGGCAACACTGGGATGCATTGCACCAG AGTATGGATCGGAGGGATTAGTTTCGAGAAGAATCGATGTTTATAGTTTCGGAATAGTTCTGATGGAAACTTTTTCGAGAGTGAAGCCTAGCGATGAAATGTTTTCAAGTGATTTGAGCCTTAAAAGCTGGGTAGAAGATTCTCTTCCTAATGCACTTCAGGTCATTGACGCAAACTTAATAAGGCCAGAGGATGAGCATTTCACTGGCAAGCTGAAGTGTGTTATATTGATTCTGAAATTGGCTTTGAACTGCTGTAGAGAATCTCCAGGAGAAAGGATGAACATGAAAGATGTTTTAGCAGAATTGAAGAATATTAAGCGCCAGCTTCTTATGACA CAAACTGTCAGACCTCGAGTGGCCCAGATACGTTTTTTACCACATCAAACAGATATTGCTGTATAG
- the LOC140014095 gene encoding uncharacterized protein gives MADNTGRDTNISTSDAAASGSIVKQPEGKITPMVSTNHSEKPEKFYGLNFKTWQQKMLFYLTTLNLSRFLSEDAPKLSEGLTDAQAVNAIDAWKHSDFLCRNYVMNCLHDSLYNVYQIHKTAKALWESLDRKYKTEDAGAKKFVVGKFLDYKMVDSKTVISQVQEIQIILHEILAEGMILSETFQVAAVIEKLPPGWKDFKNYLKHKRKEMSMEDLIVRLRIEEDNRGSDCKATTFVDAKANIVEYK, from the coding sequence ATGGCTGACAATACAGGAAGAGACACCAATATTTCTACTTCTGATGCTGCTGCCTCTGGCTCAATTGTGAAACAACCTGAAGGAAAGATTACTCCTATGGTGTCTACCAACCATAGTGAGAAACCTGAGAAGTTCTATGGCCTGAACTTCAAGACATGGCAACAAAAGATGTTGTTCTATTTGACAACATTGAATCTCTCGAGATTCTTAAGTGAGGATGCTCCAAAGCTGTCTGAAGGCTTAACTGATGCACAAGCTGTCAATGCTATTGATGCTTGGAAGCACTCCGACTTCCTTTGTCGAAATTATGTCATGAACTGCTTGCATGACTCGCTGTATAACGTGTATCAAATACACAAGACGGCGAAGGCACTGTGGGAATCCTTAGATCGGAAATATAAAACCGAAGATGCCGGAGCAAAGAAATTTGTCGTTGGAAAATTTCTAGACTATAAAATGGTGGATTCCAAAACTGTTATCAGTCAAGTGCAAGAAATTCAGATTATCTTGCATGAGATTCTAGCTGAAGGCATGATTTTGAGTGAAACCTTTCAAGTAGCTGCTGTTATTGAGAAGCTACCTCCTGGATGGAAGGATTTCAAGAACTATCTCAAGCACAAGCGCAAAGAGATGAGTATGGAGGACCTTATCGTTAGACTTCGAATTGAAGAAGACAACAGGGGTTCTGATTGCAAGGCAACAACTTTTGTTGATGCTAAAGCAAATATTGTGGAGTATAAGTAA